Within Garra rufa chromosome 9, GarRuf1.0, whole genome shotgun sequence, the genomic segment tatgcttatttgctactcaagaaacattttttcttcttattagttttgaaaacagttgtgttgtgtcacttttgatcaatttaatgcatccttgctaataaagtattcattttttgaACTTCTAACTTTTTGAAAGGTAGTATATTTAATGTTATGTATTCCCTGTCCAGTCAGTGTATCCCCCCATGTTGTCTAGAGGACTGCCTAAGAGACATCACGTTGTGACGTACATACTTCTGAAGAGCTCTCAATCACACCTGCAGCTACAGGTACAACTTTAAGTCATCcacaattaaaaacaacaacattttttgCTGATTTGAAGTCTCTGTCCTCTTTTCTCAGACTTGTTTGCGTGCTGATCCTGCTGAAGTCAGTGCTTGTGTGTGGGTCGATGCAGGTCTGGTGAAAGTTGTGGTATCAGCTGTAGATGGTGAGGACGATTCTGTTCAAATACCAGCTGACCTGCCACAGACCGTCAGGTACTGAGAGCATCATTAATCATCTAGCCAAGTAAAAGTTgacccaaaaaaattaaaataggtGGAAATGTACTCACTATCAGGCCTTGTTTCTTCATtgtaacagatttggagaaatttagcattactctGCGGTAAATGGGTGCtttcagaataagagtccaaacagctgataaaaacatcacaataatccacaagtaaaacacacgcccccccccccaacaattaatgtcttgtgaagcaaaatgttgtgtttttttaactttGAACCATCAATTCCAGACAAAATGCATAATTtaagttcataatccataataatgtttCCGAATATTTGTTTCCGAACAGTCGTGGACTGTTTTCACTTTTAAattgtgcttgatctgtgcatatttctctctttttcactggagaaagcaataatATGGATATATACAgttcagaaaaatcatttaggtcccacaaattctttggtttttcagcatttttgtgtatttgatccctttccaacaaagactgtatgcttttgaggtccatcttttcacactgaggacaactgagggactcatatgcaactattacagaaggttcaaacgctcactgatgcatcagaaggaaaaactatgcattaagagccgagggtgaaaacATTTGGAATATGAAGATTAGGATAAATATAacttctggaaaacatgcaactaaataaaaacaaaattatatttaggcaaagtaagaaaaatttacacatctccattatgttcaaaagtttacaaccccagctcttaatgcataattgttggaatgtgttcaaatacacaaaaatgctgaaataccaaagaatctgtgggacctgaaggacttttctgaagaacagcaggcagtttaactgttcaggacaaacaaggaactcatgaacaactatcactaaacaaaaaaacacaggtaacaactcagtattaagaatcaagtgtatgtaaacttttgaacagggtcatttttataaattcaactattttcttttgtgaactatatgtaaacgacttttattctgatggcacccattcactgcagaggatccattggtgagcaaatgatgcaatgtcaaatttctctaaatctgttctgatgaagaaacaaactcatctacagagAGATTGACTAAATCTTTAGCAAATTTGCATTTTTGCGTAAACTATTCCTATAAGTATTCATTTCATTGTCTGTGTGTCCTCAGTGTGACGGAGGTGTCTCCACACGGTGAGCTGAGCGAGATCTCGCTGCCTGTTTCTGTGTTCTGTAACCGGGCCCCGGATCACGGCGAGGACATTGAACGTGTCAGCACTGGAACCAAATTTGCCTTAGAACTGTGGTTGAAAACACTGGAGCATCATGCTGAGATGGGCTGATGACTCCTCTCTGACTGCTTCTGTTTATGTACATTACCAATTAACCAGTGCCTTGAGGAAGACAGCACCACCTGCTGGACTGGAGCTGGACTTTTAGCACGACATTTTATTCAGGCacaacattcaaatcaaaatgttGTGCTTAAAATGAGAGTTTTGATcagaatataattttataattatcaGAATAGAAGAGACTGTAGATGGTTCGCACTCTGAAAAACTAGACAAAGTCTTTAACAAAAagaatcaattattttaatagaGCAAGAGCAGACGTTTCAGCCATCCAGCTATTCTCAATGCTCATAATGTGATGGATAATTATCAGAATGttaatttaaagagatagttcaactaaaaattttaattctgtcattaattactcaccttcatgtcattgtGGTACTGTCGTGAACGCGCATCgaagacacggaagagaagaaattgttgagtaaagttgttacttttgttttctattcacacaaaaagtattcttgtagctttataacattaaggttgaaccactgatgtcacatggactattttaaacctctcagatttcattaaaaataccttaatttgtgttccaacgacgaacaaaggtcttacggatttggaacaacattaggatgagtaattaatgacagtattttcattttggggtaaactatcacTTTGAATCTTGTTAGCATtcaacattttcaacattttattaattataaccgAAAAAACATCTGGGTCCAAGACAGGAGGGTGGTAGAAAATTCCTCTGGTAAAACTGACaaattaaacttaatttaatgcggtacagtgtttctcttttataattttactttttctttCAATCACAAAACCAGCATAATATTCACTTTGTTTCAGTAACCCCACCCCCCAATGATCAGACACTTTCATATGCAGAATAAATGAATCCTGATAAATACACCTATTAATTGGATATTTCTTGAACAGTTTGTGTGTGTGAATTCAGGGTCAGTTTAAACCGCAGACACGAAAATATGGGAAAAATGAAATTTCATCACAGATGACATTTGACCGCTGAGATAATCGGCAGAGCTTTACTTGCCTCACCCTTCCTCTGAAACATTTATGTCCTTGTTGTTCAAATATTCTGTATCTTGATTTCTCAATCAAGTTAATTCCTGGTACATTTTTGCCCTCTTTGCTTTTAAAAAGAATTTGACCTAAAGTGACACAGAGTTGTCTACTTTTGTTCAGTTTATCTTGTACTAAGTTTGTCACCTAATGCCCAAACTAGTGAAAACTCGTAGTTTTGATCTGTGGTACAACCAGGCATTGTCATAAAAAAATCTTAGGGTTAAGAttcttttgtcaaaaaaaaaacaaaaaaaaaaaacgtagtcACCCCATTGCCATTTTCAGAAACTCTTTTTAATTTCACTAAATCACTGTTGATACATCACATTACTGTCATCATTCAATCCCATTTTTTAAAGTTACAAATTGCTTTGTGCAAAGATATATAGTAggaaaataaattctaaattgatAGTAATGGCATATAAAATCATTTCCCTGTCCGTTCAGCATCCTGCAGTGCAGTGCTGATTGTATGACAGTTTTTTTATCCAACGTAAGGGTTTCCTCAGGCCTTGTTATTTCACACAGAAGGAGGAACAATGTTGGGGATCAGAGAACCTGAATGATGAAGTTAAAAGTGAGTTttttttgtgagttttttttttttttttttacagaaaaagtgTGTTTACATGCTCACTGTGTGTTTTACTATACCTGTGTCCTTCATTTGTTCACCACGTACATTCCTGTCCGGTTTTTCGGAGGTTTTTCTCTCACATCCTGTTAAAACAAAAGTCTGTAGACATTAGATGACAATGAAGTGCATGCATGCTATaatagacatttacatatagaccacaagagaaaataatagttgaatttataaaattgaccctgttcaaaagtttacatacacttgattcttaatactgtgttgataaatgaatgatcaacagctgtttttttgtttgtttgtttagtgatagttgttaatgagtcccttctttgtcctgaaaagttaaactgcccgctgttcttcagaaaagtccttcaggtcccacaaactcttcggattttcagcatttttgtgaatttgaaccctttccaacaatgactgtatgattttgagatccatcttttcacactgaggacaactgggggactcatatgcaactattacagaaggttcaaaaactcactgatgctccagaaggaaacacaatggtATTAAATTTGAAGATAGAGAGTAAAAGAGAGTATAATGCTTTATTTcgaacataaacataaaacaagTAACAAAGAAAGTAAACTGagagaaaataaaaaagacaaacaaaccaaacaatttataataataaaatgaaaccaaCATGTCCGAAAAGGAGTTGGATGAAGCATAAGCTTATTAAAACCTACCCCTTCTCCACTTTTCAATAAACAATCAGTTTTCCCTAATATACAtatttaagatcagggtaaatgtaacttattttgtctttccgttcaaaagttttcacccccgcatcggttttccttctgaagcatctgtgagcgtttaaaccttctgttacagatgcatatgagtccatcagttgtcctcagtgtgaaaatataatcacaaaatcatacagtcattgttggaaagggctcaaatacacaaaaatgctgaaaaaacaaagaatttatgggacctgaaggatttttctgaaaaacaacaggcagtttaactgttcaggacaaacaagggacttgtaacgtatctggtcttccctgtcatcatgaactcttgcaccacacttcatggactacaatccccataagccactgcaccaatcactgcacacatctgttcctcatttcccacagaactgattgctgcatacacctgtttatcatttacccacatgtatttaagccactctcacacacagccaccttgcgaagtctaattgttcccatggtcattattctaagcgtgtttctctggattggattgcctgtgtatgactctggactgtgtaccccgttattgattcctgcttcctgccattgttggattatctgtgtatgactctggactgtgtaccccgttattgattcctgctgcctgccatttgcgaccactgcttgattattgaactgtttcccggattacctacgttgttcctgtttcctggcgtttactcctgcttgttgactattctaataaagccttgcaaatggatccgcacgtctctgactccttgtgacaggactcatgaacaattatcaaaaaaacaaaaacaaaaacatctgtggatcattcaggtaacaacaagtgtatgtaaacttttgagcgggggtcaaactattattttctcttgtggactaaatgtaaatgttcacataaaaatgtctttaatgtgaaatatcttattcaggtcagtactaaacaaaaaataacatgcattttgtatgtttctgcaaaatttttgacttcaactgtatttagtttatatttttgtgtattttatgttttatttttagagcttttttttctttactttcttGTTCCTACATTTTAGATTATGTAAAATATTGttgttggttttatttatttatttaatttttaaccttattacagttttatttaaaatttgtttgtttattttcaaaGAATGTTTTAAATACTTTTCACCTTTTGAGGTCTTGTGTAGCATGAATTGTACTGAATATCTTGGGCTGTTGTGGGTGATTTAGATAATTTTGTTTATATCATCACTGTGAATCATCCAGCTTGTTATTAATATAAATGCCAGAGCCCTAACAAACGCCTCCGTTCAGGTAATCACTCTTTGCTCCGATCAGCTGTCCACCAAAACCTGCTGCTCGGATGCACTCAGCCCTGGAGGCCTCAATGAGGGTTGGATTCAGAATTTAAGTCTTTCTCTTCTGGCTCCCGTTATTGTTCGACTGTAGGCAGGGCATTGTGAGCGGTGACGCCGGGGCTACTGAACGATGGAGGAGACGCAGATGGAGGCCTCACAGTCTCTGAACGAGAGTCGAGTTTCCCACGCTTCAGGTTTCTTAGTCAGAGCCGCACAAAGAGGGGCCTGTGCAGGCGACGGGGACGCTGGAACGCCAGGTAACAGTAGCCAATTTTCCCTAGTTCTGATCTGTGATTGTGGGGTCAGTGTTTTACATGGACTGAGATGCTGGTGGAGAACCCATCTGAAAACCCCTCTGTTTCCTTCCACAATAAAGCTGCAGTTCTATTTGTATAGTTAAAATGTTTGCATTTCTATACAGTCCTTGGCTTGTTGTATTGTTGTGCTGCATTCACACAGTGAGTGTTTTCACTACCTGTTTTTATAGGTGTGACTCTCAAATTGTCCCGTTCATACACCAGCAGACAAGAGCGGATCCATTATGTCTGTCGGAGCAGGTAACCGTAGCTAATCCTTTCTTTAACTTGAGACCAATTCCTGTAACTGATAACTATTGTAAATATCAATACGTTTTGAGTCTGTCAGGATTTAATGCTTAAATTCTTACTGCTACCTTCATACTGCATCAAAAAATGCTGTGGTTATGTTTTTGTTCTGTATTGTTTggttctatccacctttttcttcctgtaagagtgggccatttgtaaatgttatgggcctggcttccggtctcattcaCATccggctatttttagctgtacaaaacagctggttttgctgcttgatatttcaaATTGGTCTGTCTTAgcgtattattttaatgtataattaattaatcttaaatatgaacacaatggtttgtagtgcaaacaggtttccatttactgcacgttgttatcc encodes:
- the nudt17 gene encoding nucleoside diphosphate-linked moiety X motif 17 isoform X4; this encodes MEKVRKILVHLSKENAAPQCARFVQRASFCPIKYLSHSEADSLPPDTLSRGVDVGVAVLLQSANQRLLLTRRASSLRIFPNVWVPPGGHVELDEKLLDAGLRELKEETGLKLSPEEISSQLLGMWESVYPPMLSRGLPKRHHVVTYILLKSSQSHLQLQTCLRADPAEVSACVWVDAGLVKVVVSAVDGEDDSVQIPADLPQTVSVTEVSPHGELSEISLPVSVFCNRAPDHGEDIERVSTGTKFALELWLKTLEHHAEMG
- the nudt17 gene encoding nucleoside diphosphate-linked moiety X motif 17 isoform X3, whose translation is MLSYSMEKVRKILVHLSKENAAPQCARFVQRASFCPIKYLSHSEADSLPPDTLSRGVDVGVAVLLQSANQRLLLTRRASSLRIFPNVWVPPGGHVELDEKLLDAGLRELKEETGLKLSPEEISSQLLGMWESVYPPMLSRGLPKRHHVVTYILLKSSQSHLQLQTCLRADPAEVSACVWVDAGLVKVVVSAVDGEDDSVQIPADLPQTVSVTEVSPHGELSEISLPVSVFCNRAPDHGEDIERVSTGTKFALELWLKTLEHHAEMG